One Eptesicus fuscus isolate TK198812 chromosome 13, DD_ASM_mEF_20220401, whole genome shotgun sequence genomic window, GACATGAAGTGAACAAATGCTATTGGAAAAATAGTGCCAATAGACTTAATCAACACAGGGTTGCCACAAACttgcaatttgtaaaaaatgcattatctgtgaagcacaataaaacgaggtatgcctATACAAATATATAGCATTAAGTTGACAGATTGTGGCCTGAGCTGACAGCCTAGACCTAAATAAAGAGGTGGCGTTTCAACCAGGCTTGAGTTCACCGGTCAGGATGGTGAGGCAGAGGGAACCCTCTGGAGGCTTCTTGAGTCGGGGGTCATgactgtcctcagcccagcctggggaagTGAAGGCAGACAGGGATCAGGGCCAAGAGGGAGGGATATCTCGTCACtttcctctaggccagtggtcctcaacctttctaatgccgcgaccctttaatacagttcctcatgttgtggtgacccccaaccataaaattattttcgttgctacttcataactgtaattttgttactgttatgaatcgtaatgtaagtatctgtgttacATTAGATAACAGATATTGCAGGGTCAGTTCCAGACCAGgctgtagaacctaagaccatcggaaaacaacatgaggaactgtattaaagcgtcgcggcattaggaaggttgagaaccactgctctaggccatgcCTCCTCTGCTTGAGTCTGAAGTTCTGTTTAGTTCCACCTTGGGCCTGGGGTTTGGGGCACAGCCCACCCTTTCCTCCCCACACTGGAGCAGAGCTCTGCCCATCCCTGGAAACCTTCCCTCAGGTTCCTCACCAAGAGATGGGCCAGGACAACGTGGCGCTGGACAGTGTACTCAGGATCCGTGAAAACACAAGAGAAGTTGGTGTTGAGCAAGACGGGGCTCAACTCCTCCAGCACCAAGGCCTTCTTCAGCTGAGTGCTGGCACCCCTGCGCTCCCAGCTGCAGCAGAGAAGAAAGGCATGAGAAGACTGCAGGAGGAGGCCTCCCTCCTGTGGGCCTCaccaccctgcccctcacctggtgCTGCCCTCCCATAGCCGGTCTGGGAGGTGCTCGATGAAAGAACCGTTGCCCAGCCAGTAGAGGATGCTGAAGTGGTGGAAGCGGCTACAGGCGGTACAGGACAGAGTCAGCGTTCCATCTAGGGGCACAAGTGGCTGTTAGCCCTTAGCCCTTCCGTCGAGCAGCCCCCCACCCTCTCTTCTGcggcctgcccaccctccccagctccaCAGCACCACGATCCAGGGACCTTGAGTGCTGCTTGGCACACCATCCAGGTGCGAAATCCGTTAAAGCAGAAGTGCACTGTCTATCACGGAGGCCCAAAGCTGAGCAAGAGTCTGGGGGATAGGTCCTTGGTTCAGGTGATAACTCCTGAGCTTGTTTATTGAGGAGACCTTCTAGTGCCCAGCTTCAGTGACTAGAACCCCCAGCCAAGGAAGCAGCCCTACTGGGCCACTCCTCCTCTGAGGTGGCCAGAGCAAGTGGGCTCTgagaggagaggcagggcctTGGAGCCCACGGCAGTCAGCTCTGCAGCTTCTCACCTTCCCTTGTCTGAATTCTCTCTGTCCCATTCGATAGGGAGCATCTTGGGAGCTAGGCCCCGTGCCCATACTCATAATGCTGGGTGGGAGACAGAGAATGCTGAGTGCTCAGCCAAGCTGGCAGGGTTGGTAGTGGGCTACATGGCAGAAGGGCAGGGGGTACATTCAGGAGTCAACCCCACCTTTGGACCCTCTGTGTTAACAGCCTCCCCTCTAACCACTGTGCCCTCCTGGGCTTTCTTCAGAATTATTCCTTACTTGGTGAGATTCCATCTTCTGGCCAGGTCACCTCCAATGCTGGGCACCGCTTAGTTGCTGGAAGCgttgaggggtgggagggggcggggtcttCTGTGATCCCAGCTGAGACTGTAGCAGCTGTGACGACCTGGGGTACAGGTGTGGCTCTCGCCAAATGGGAGACGATGTGGGTACACAGGAACAGGAACCACAAAGGGCTGGAGTCTGAGGAAAGGGCAGTCACGAAGATCAGCAGCTGTCAGGCCGCCTGGGAATGCTCAGCACCCGGGCTCAGATCTTAGCTGAGGGAGTTGCTGCCTGGATAGAGCTCTGGCTTGGAGATTCCTGGGCTCTGCTCAGGGAATTGGAGGGGCAGAAGGACCCTCCTGGCCATTTTTGAAAGAAACACAGGGAGACTCTGGAATAGAGCCAGAGCCACAGCGTCTGGACAGAGGCTGAGAGAGCACAGTGGAGAGGAGTCACCTGGGAGTTAAGGCTTGGGGCAACCCCACGGCTCCATTCTGTTCTCagaccactcccacccccatgtTCTATCCCCGACCATCCtctaccctcctcctcctcccagccgccCATGCACAGTCCCAGGTCCCACCTGGTGTCCAGTTCTGTCTGGTGGCCATGATGTGCCAGGAGCTGGTGTTCTTGGCTCTATATATGTATGTGGTGACGGGGCCGGCGGGGAAGGAGTGGTGACAATTCAGAAGCTGGCCTAGGACTCAGAACCTGCCCCCgctgccgcccctccccctccttctccgcccactccccctccccccccctcccagccgcCGCAGGTTACAGCTCCGGCTTCTCCGCCACCTCTGCCCCCGAGAGGCAGCCGCATTGGGTCTCCCTGCATTGGGTCTCCCTCGCTCGCGGCCTCCCGGGGACCCGCAGCTCATCACGCTCATCCTGGAGCAGCTCAAAAGCCGGCAGCTTCCGCAGGGACTGCCTTTCCTCGCCCGGCTCTTACCACTATTAACATGCTGGTTTCCCGTGCAAGCTAACCCCTTCAGCATAGACACGGAAACTGAGAagcaaggaggggctggggacttACCCAGtcaggagggagagaaggctCTCCTCACAGCGGGAGCTGTTCTGGGAAGGGCAGGATCCAGTGAAATCATTCTGGGAAAGCACTGGCCCCTATTTCACTTTCACTTTGATTCAGGTACGGGAAGCTTCCTATTTCCTAGCACCCTTACTCACCAGCCAGTATCAGACTGGGTCCGTAAAGTCTTTAATCCACCCATATCTGCACCCTCCAGGGTCACGAAGGGTATGGACTAGTGAGTCTCTCTCAGGTCAATTCTTCCATCCCAGCGAAGGGTCAGGACTTGAGTATCCATCTTTGCTCTTCAGAGCCAGATCTTTGCTTCTATGAGCAggcctcctgcttcctcctcctgtcACGTTGATATTCAAGGGAACAACTCTTGTAGGCACTGGGGATTCCAATGTGTTAGACCATTTCATGTTCAATGTCACCCAAGTCTATCCACATCCAGACCTTGCTCAGGCTCCCCACTCCCCTAAACCAACACCCACCCAGAGCCACGATGAACTCTTCTCACTTCTCTCATCCCAGAGCTACAGGTCTAGGTTCCCCAGGAAGTTAGATTCCCCCTACCTGGTTCCCAAGAAGTCTGAAGAGCCCTGCTTTTCGGAATCACCATTCCAGAGGGTCACAGCGCAGTTCCACTCCGCTGGTCCCATGTGAGCCCCGCCGTGGGAACTGCGCTGAGAGTACTTCCCAGACTTGTCCACGGGACCTCGCAGAGCCACGCTGAGAACTTGAAACATGAGCTGGAGCCCTGGTCCTAAAAGGAGGGCACTCCCTAGGGAAGAGGGGAATGGCCCCACACTGGCTGGAGCAACCCTCTAGTCTAGTTGCTGATGGGACAAATAGAGCTgggactggggcaggggcaggactagGGGGAATGAGTGAGGCACTCACTGTCAGGGTCATGGAGGCAGAACGAGGAGGACTGGCGATCCAATGTATGCATGTATCAAGTGTGAAGGACAAAACCTGAGTGACTAGGGTTTGTGACTTCTGTGGTCAGGAGGCCAGGAGAGCTGGGACAGAGCCAGGGAGGCCAGGACACAGGACTGGCTTTCGAGGATGTCAGGAACATCGTCTGCTGCAATCCCAAGGGGGCATTACTGGTGTGGAAACCAGACTCATATTCCTAATTTAGAGGCAGGAGACGAAGCCATGCATTCTGTTCTCCAGAGCTCTACTTGGCATTTTTtactcttggtccctccccagggGCTGATAGGCTGCAGGAAACAGGGAAACTCCTTCCAGCACCTGACTTAGCAGTTAAGTCAGGAGGCAAGGCTGCCTGGGGCTCCAAGACAGAGTCCTttgggcaggggtcctcaaactttttaaacagggggccagttcactgtccctcagaccgttggagggccggactatagtttaaaaaaaactatgaacaaattcctatgcacactgcacatatcttattttgaagtaaaaaaacaaaacggcaaaaacacccgcatgtggcccgcgggccgtagtttgaggacgcctgcctttggggcttggggtggaggggagggagggaaaggaggtgggatTCTACTTCAGAGTCACCAAGACTAGAGTGGGGCCACTGGGAGGTCCTAGGACTCAGGACTGGTGAAATATGAAGAGTCTTGGACAGTTGGCTTCAGCTTCTCCCATGAGCCGGATGTAGGGATTGGATGATCCCTGGACCCTTCAACCAGCCCCCAGTCCACTCTGAGGATGGCATGAAAGGTGGGGGACTGTGGGAAGCCACAGCTGGGTAAGACAGCCGAAGTTGAGAATGGCCCTGAGAAGGGGTGGTGGCAGGGAACCGACCTCAGGTGGTAAGGACACAACCACCCAGTGGTGCCCCAGGGCCCCTTCCACCACAGGACAGGAGCCCAGCATTCCACCGCTCCCAGGGGTGCTGAGCGGGGCCAACCTCAGGGTCCTAGCTCTCAAACAGGAGCAGCAAAAGGCAGCCAAGGCAAGGCatccccagggaccccagggaaggaggtgggaagaagaaaagcaagatgATGTTCAGCTTTCCAACCCAGCTCATGGAGCTTTATTCAGAATGGAGTGACAAGATCCTTCTTGGTTCTTGCTGCCCTTGGAGGGGAGGCCAGGTGGGCCATATTTCCTAGGAGCCCAATGTGGAAGGCCCATGTTTACCCTCCCACGTCCTCACAGCTCCTagggccagggctgggtcccCCTGGAATCCCTTTTCTGATGCCATACTCACCtgggcctccccctcctcccacctcccctgccaactTCCTCTGCCAGGCCCAGACAGGACCCATGAACAACAAAGCTGACGTAGGGATGGTCTCTGGCTGGGAATCCCCTGCCAGCTTCAAGGGAACATAGTCTCATGTGTGTCAGTCCCTCTGCCGCACCCACTCAGAGGCACGCACCCACTTCACCCAGGCTTTCCGGGAAGGAAGTGATGTGGCTGAATGGCCTGTGGTATATACTGCCACTTCCGGCACAAGGGGCCCTCAATCATTGCAGCCCCCGTGGCCTCCGTTCTGGCTGAGTACAGGGCTGCTCCGGGCAGGTCACCCAAACAGCTCCTGCCCCCAAACAAATCCTCAATGCATTCTGAAGTCCCAAGGCTTCCCTCACTGGAAAAGTCACAAGGTTCCATTTGCCTCAACCAGCCTATGGCTTCTGGACAGGGGAAGATAGAAGATACCCTCACCACACAGTGCTCCTCTCTGCCACCAGTGGGAGGGCTTCAGCTCTTCCACACCGAGCGTGCCAGGCTTGAGCCCCTtcgagggaaggagggaggggtgggctgAGGCTCTCAGCCAGAGGCAAGGAGGCTCCTTTAAACCAGAAAGGTTGTGGCTCTGCTCCCGCCCTGCTCAAGCAGGGAGGATAAGGCCTGCAGGAGTTGGGGCAGTTCCTATGCTCCAcaataaaaaaggtttttaaatatattcatcaaaatagtttttttttaaaaagcccccaCTGCTGACAGCCCACTGGCTAGCTCGCCATCATATCCCTCCCCTGCCCGGACACAGCCAGGAGGGTCCTGAGTGGCCCAAGTGCCCCTTTGAGTCTTTCCCACCCAGGAGGTCTTGAAGGGCAGGGAGGAGTGTGCCCTGAGGTCCATGGTGGGTGGATGCTCTTCGGCCTGATTATTCGAGGCCCAGGATGTAGTTGATGCCTTGTACCAGGCCAATGATGACAGGCTGCCAGGCTACCAAATAGCGAAGCCAATCCAGCAGTTGCCCGTACATGACGTGGGGCCTCTCCCAGCTGCCGGGGTGTTAAAGGAAAGAGGCTGTGCAGAGAGCTGCTAAGGCAGGTCTGGGGATGGTCACGGAGGGTTTGCCCACATCCTCCTGGGACTGCCCACACTTTCCAGCAGCTTTCTAGAAAGCCCCACCAGCCTTTCTATGTTGGAGTAAAGGGCTAAAGCAGAAAGTGGGGGGAGGATGGCGGAGGGGCCAGTGCAGAAGATGGGGGTGGAGTGTGGAACTAAGCTCTCCATGACCGACATGCAGATAGGGTCGTCCATGAAACAACTTCTCTGAGATGGACTGGCAGTGAGAGAACACAGCCTGAGGCCTGTGACATtggctgcagggaagctgggAGTTAAGTAAGGCAACCCTGAAGGTTCTTGTAATGCCGATCTGGAAGGTCCCTCTTCCTAGGTCAAGGAAGAGGTTGAGTCTAGAGACAGAGGCAGAAGGGAGCAAGAGGCTGGTCACAGGTGTTAACCCCTGGCAGAGGCCCCAAGGAATCCCCATCCAGGGGCACTAAGCACCTGGCCCTACTGAGGCCAAACGGCTCTGGAGATAGCTCCCCTCCTTCACTTTACAGCTAAACACTGGGCAAGACGCCTGGAAAAGGAGCCTGGGATTCCAGGTCTGGGGAAAGCCCTGGGGAGAGGGAACCTCTTGAAAGGCATCAGAAAGGGCAGCTTGGCCTAGTCTCTGAGAACTAAGGGAAGCCCCAACCATCAGCTTGAGCATGGAGTTATTACTTGTTCCTAAACTAGTCTCTGCAAGAACGAAGCAAGGAACCTAAAAGGGCCTGTCTCCTATTCAGGGAGTGTACTAAGAATGCAGTGGCTCCCACACAGCCCAGCTAGTGTCCTGTGGACAGAGAAAAGGGGCAgctgagaggagaggggagaaagctgGGTCCCTGGATCCCAGGGGAAGTGCAGGGGCAGGCAGAGTAGTGGCTGGGCACTTTCCAACAGTCAGGCTGTGAGGAGAATGAGGAGGGTGAAGGTACAGGATGAGGAgggaagctggcaggggaggaagtgGTAGCTCAGAGGAGCATAAGTCCTGTGTTGATAGCTGATGGGGacagggagtccctcagccatCCCTGCACCTACAGGCCCTGCACAGGCACAGAGCTGGTCTCCAGGCCTGCATGTCATAGATAAGGCATCATCATGCACTAGTTATATCACCCTAAACAAGTATCCAACATCTTCActgttttatctgtaaaatgagaatatcaCCAGGTCATAAAGTTTCTAGAGAAGACGAGATTCATGAgaacacttagcacagtgccagaTACACAGTAAGCAAGCAAGAAGCGGTAGCTGCTACAACTACCAACTTAGCCTTAAGGGTTCTAGAACTATGATGAGAAGCCGAGGCATTAGTCCTATGCTATGTTCCATCCCCAATTTCCTAGATCTGAGGCCAAATAGAATGGTGGACATGTaccaggtggggggcaggagggaacgCCCCAGGAGGACCCAAATGCAGGGTCACACTGGCCAGTGCTTTCTTCCCACTGCCCAAAAGAATGCAAAATAAGGATACGGGTTGCTGAACATCCTCTTGAGGTCTACCTTCTCTTTGCAGTAGGGACACGTCTGCTTCTTTCCCACAATGCACCAGCCGCGAATGCAGAACTCGTGGAAACTAAGCACCACTGGTCAAGGGAAATACTGTGGACAGCCTGCGTGGCACCCAGCTCTGTGCTGATCCTCAAGGTGCCCACGCACTAGCTCTGGAGAAAGGTTCCAAGCCTGGCTTCCCCTCTTACCTGCTGTATAATATTAGGCAAGTCCCTTCTCTCTGACTCTTTGCTCATATGTGAAGCAAGAATAATAATCTCTACCTTACAGGACTGACAGGgggcaaaatggggataatataatACATGGCACAGAATGGGAGCTGAGCAAGGACATGACAAATCTTAGACGTTATTCAGGGGGATCTGATTCTGAAACTGAGAGATCCAATTAGAGGATGCTCCTCCTGTGACCCATCCAACCTTGGGGCAGCTAGTGCAGCTTCAGGCTCCTTCCTGATCTGCCAGGCTATGAACACCATTTACATAGAGTGGCTCCCATCTGCGGGAAAGAGCAAGCAAGGATGCATTTTCTACTCCTGGGTATCGGCGCCTCTAACACTCAACATCACCCAAATGTCTACCCTCTTGTGACTCTCCTACACTCAAAGGCCG contains:
- the IL18BP gene encoding interleukin-18-binding protein isoform X1: MSVMSCGSPGGRERGRPNAGRPNAAASRGQRAKNTSSWHIMATRQNWTPDSSPLWFLFLCTHIVSHLARATPVPQVVTAATVSAGITEDPAPSHPSTLPATKRCPALEVTWPEDGISPNGTLTLSCTACSRFHHFSILYWLGNGSFIEHLPDRLWEGSTSWERRGASTQLKKALVLEELSPVLLNTNFSCVFTDPEYTVQRHVVLAHLLNLAHSKRDYGKSTTQKLKTKPDSGDTGPQKKTAYTAS
- the IL18BP gene encoding interleukin-18-binding protein isoform X2, which gives rise to MGGLKTLRTQSDTGCSRCEESLLSLLTGAKNTSSWHIMATRQNWTPDSSPLWFLFLCTHIVSHLARATPVPQVVTAATVSAGITEDPAPSHPSTLPATKRCPALEVTWPEDGISPNGTLTLSCTACSRFHHFSILYWLGNGSFIEHLPDRLWEGSTSWERRGASTQLKKALVLEELSPVLLNTNFSCVFTDPEYTVQRHVVLAHLLNLAHSKRDYGKSTTQKLKTKPDSGDTGPQKKTAYTAS
- the IL18BP gene encoding interleukin-18-binding protein isoform X3, with amino-acid sequence MSVMSCGSPGGRERGRPNAGRPNAAASRGQRAKNTSSWHIMATRQNWTPDSSPLWFLFLCTHIVSHLARATPVPQVVTAATVSAGITEDPAPSHPSTLPATKRCPALEVTWPEDGISPNGTLTLSCTACSRFHHFSILYWLGNGSFIEHLPDRLWEGSTSWERRGASTQLKKALVLEELSPVLLNTNFSCVFTDPEYTVQRHVVLAHLLAGLRTVMTPDSRSLQRVPSASPS
- the IL18BP gene encoding interleukin-18-binding protein isoform X4, whose amino-acid sequence is MSVMSCGSPGGRERGRPNAGRPNAAASRGQRAKNTSSWHIMATRQNWTPDSSPLWFLFLCTHIVSHLARATPVPQVVTAATVSAGITEDPAPSHPSTLPATKRCPALEVTWPEDGISPNGTLTLSCTACSRFHHFSILYWLGNGSFIEHLPDRLWEGSTSWERRGASTQLKKALVLEELSPVLLNTNFSCVFTDPEYTVQRHVVLAHLLRMGAAFTQAAQP
- the IL18BP gene encoding interleukin-18-binding protein isoform X5, with amino-acid sequence MATRQNWTPDSSPLWFLFLCTHIVSHLARATPVPQVVTAATVSAGITEDPAPSHPSTLPATKRCPALEVTWPEDGISPNGTLTLSCTACSRFHHFSILYWLGNGSFIEHLPDRLWEGSTSWERRGASTQLKKALVLEELSPVLLNTNFSCVFTDPEYTVQRHVVLAHLLNLAHSKRDYGKSTTQKLKTKPDSGDTGPQKKTAYTAS